The following proteins are co-located in the Colletotrichum lupini chromosome 4, complete sequence genome:
- a CDS encoding NAD(P) transhydrogenase beta subunit, translating into MANLSVLRPTLAYNVCSSRASPGRLVGSRAWRNGLAAVAPVSVVVVAGKWQSTHARARRQTKALVPAVSPRPLQLIRHASVVSAGSSASAGPTATPAASYSTAAEPQSVPYAQLTVGVPKEIYLNERRVALTPQNVALLLKKGFGKVLVERGAGASADFPDEAYDRAGATLVDHPQQVWSGADVVLKVRGPIPSEIDLMKAHQTVISFLQPAQNKPLVDKLAAQKATSFAMDLIPRISRAQVFDALSSMANIAGYKAVLEASNNFGRFLTGQVTAAGKIPPCKVLVIGAGVAGLSAIATARRLGAIVRGFDTRPAAREQVQSLGAEFIEVDIKEDGSGAGGYAKEMSKEFIEAEMKLFYEQAREVDIIVTTALIPGKPAPKLITKSMLEAMKPGSVVVDLAAEAGGNCEKTKPGELYVYKDVKIIGYTDLPSRLPTQSSTLYSNNVTKFLLSMAPKDKEFGIDLADEVVRGAVVTLKGDVLPPPPRKAPPPAPPPPPTVAPEAEAVALTPFQKTSREVATVTAGMGTALALGKMTGPLFMGNAFTFALASLIGYRVVWGVTPALHSPLMSVTNAISGMVGIGGLFILGGGYLPQTIPQALGAASVLLAFVNVSGGFVLTKRMLDMFKRPTDPPEYPWLYAVPAALFGGGYIAAAATGAAGLVQAGYAVSSVLCISSLSSLASQATARMGNMLGMLGVGSGVLASLLAVGFSPEVLTQFAGLAALGGVAGLVIGKRITPTDLPQTVAALHSVVGLAAVLTSIGSVMAHIDDISTLHLVTGYLGVLIGGITFTGSIVAFLKLAGRMSSKPLVLPGKHLLNSGMLAANIGTMGAFVTLAPGSPAIAAMALSANTILSFAKGYTTTAAIGGADMPVVITVLNAYSGFALVAEGFMLDNPLLTTVGALIGVSGSILSYIMCVAMNRSLTNVLFGGIASTPAQTDYKMEGVVTQTSVEDTAEALVNAENVIIVVGYGMAVAKAQYAISEITGMLRAKGVNVRFAIHPVAGRMPGQCNVLLAEASVPYDIVLEMDEINDDFGETDVTLVIGANDTVNPIALEPGSPIAGMPVLQAWKSKQVIVMKRGMASGYADVPNPMFYMPGTRMLFGDAKVTCDAIKAAVETRAT; encoded by the exons ATGGCGAATCTCTCCGTCCTGCGGCCGACTCTGGCCTACAACGTGTGCTCCTCCCGCGCTTCTCCCGGCCGGCTCGTCGGCTCCCGCGCGTGGCGGAATGGTCTAGCAG CCGTAGCACCGGTAtctgtcgtcgtcgtcgccggcAAGTGGCAATCCACCCACGCGCGAGCCCGCCGCCAGACGAAAGCTCTCGTCCCGGCCGTCTCGCCCCGGCCTCTCCAGCTCATCCGCCATGCGTCGGTCGTCTCGGCGGGTTCCAGTGCCAGCGCCGGCCCCACTGCTACACCGGCAGCAAGCTACTCAACAGCCGCAGAACCGCAGTCCGTCCCCTACGCGCAGCTCACCGTCGGCGTGCCAAAGGAAATCTACCTCAACGAGCGCCGCGTCGCACTGACCCCGCAGAACGTGGCCCTCCTCCTCAAAAAGGGCTTCGGCAAGGTCCTCGTAGAGCGCGGCGCCGGCGCCTCCGCCGATTTCCCAGACGAGGCCTACGACCGCGCCGGCGCGACGCTCGTCGACCACCCGCAACAGGTCTGGTCCGGCGCCGACGTCGTCCTCAAGGTCCGCGGCCCGATCCCGTCCGAGATCGACCTCATGAAGGCGCACCAGACCGTCATCTCTTTCCTGCAGCCCGCGCAGAACAAGCCGCTCGTCGACAAGCTGGCCGCGCAAAAGGCCACCTCCTTCGCCATGGACCTCATCCCGCGCATCTCCCGCGCCCAGGTCTTTGACGCCCTCAGCTCCATGGCCAATATCGCCGGCTACAAGGCCGTGCTCGAGGCCTCCAACAACTTTGGCCGCTTCCTCACGGGCCAGGTGACGGCCGCGGGCAAGATCCCGCCCTGCAAGGTGCTCGTCATCGGCGCCGGCGTGGCCGGTCTCAGCGCCATTGCGACGGCGCGGCGGTTAGGTGCCATTGTGCGCGGCTTCGACACGCGCCCTGCCGCGAGGGAGCAGGTGCAGTCGCTCGGCGCCGAGTTCATCGAGGTGGACATCAAGGAGGACGGGTCCGGCGCCGGCGGGTATGCCAAGGAGATGTCCAAGGAGTTCATCGAGGCCGAGATGAAGCTGTTTTACGAGCAGGCGCGCGAGGTCGACATCATCGTCACCACCGCCCTGATCCCGGGCAAGCCCGCGCCCAAGCTGATTACCAAGTCCATGCTCGAGGCCATGAAGCCCGGGTCCGTGGTTGTGGATTTGGCGGCCGAGGCGGGTGGCAACTGCGAGAAGACGAAGCCGGGCGAGCTCTACGTGTACAAGGACGTCAAGATCATTG GCTACACCGACCTCCCTTCCAGACTGCCAACGCAGTCCTCGACGCTCTACTCCAACAACGTGACAAAGTTCCTGCTCTCCATGGCTCCCAAGGACAAGGAGTTCGGCATCGACCTCGCAGACGAAGTCGTCCGCGGCGCCGTCGTCACCCTCAAGGGCGACGTCCTGCCCCCGCCGCCCCGAAAGGCCCCGCCCCCGGCCCCGCCGCCACCGCCCACCGTCGCGCCCGAAGCCGAGGCCGTCGCCCTGACCCCCTTCCAGAAAACCTCCCGCGAGGTCGCGACCGTCACGGCCGGCATGGGCACCGCGCTGGCCCTGGGCAAGATGACGGGCCCGCTGTTCATGGGCAACGCCTTTACGTTCGCGCTGGCCTCGTTGATCGGATACCGCGTCGTCTGGGGCGTCACGCCCGCGCTCCACTCGCCCCTCATGAGCGTCACCAACGCCATCTCAG GCATGGTCGGCATCGGCGGCCTCTTCATCCTAGGCGGAGGCTACCTCCCCCAAACGATCCCCCAAGCCCTCGGCGCCGCCTCCGTCCTCCTCGCCTTCGTCAACGTCTCGGGCGGCTTCGTCCTCACGAAGCGCATGCTCGACATGTTCAAACGCCCCACCGACCCGCCCGAATACCCCTGGCTCTACGCCGTGCCGGCAGCCCTCTTCGGCGGAGGCTacatcgccgccgccgccaccggcGCAGCGGGTCTCGTGCAGGCCGGCTACGCCGTCTCCTCCGTCCTCTGCATCAGCTCCCTGTCCAGCCTCGCCTCCCAGGCGACCGCCCGCATGGGCAACATGCTCGGCATGCTCGGCGTCGGCTCCGGCGTGCTGGCCTCCCTGCTGGCCGTCGGCTTCTCCCCGGAAGTGCTCACGCAGTTCGCCGGCCTCGCGGCCCTGGGCGGCGTCGCGGGCCTCGTCATCGGCAAGCGCATCACGCCCACCGACCTCCCGCAGACCGTGGCCGCGCTGCACTCCGTCGTCGGCCTCGCCGCCGTGCTGACCTCCATCGGCAGCGTCATGGCGCACATTGACGACATCTCCACGCTGCACCTCGTCACGGGCTACCTCGGCGTCCTCATCGGCGGCATCACCTTCACCGGCTCCATCGTCGCCTTCCTCAAGCTCGCCGGCAGGATGTCCTCCAAACCCCTCGTCCTCCCCGGCAAGCACCTGCTCAACTCGGGCATGCTGGCCGCCAACATCGGCACCATGGGCGCCTTCGTCACCCTCGCCCCCGGATCCCCCGCGATCGCCGCCATGGCCCTCTCCGCCAACACGATCCTCTCCTTCGCAAAGGGCTACACCACCACGGCCGCCATCGGCGGCGCAGACATGCCCGTCGTCATCACCGTGCTCAACGCCTACTCGGGCTTCGCCCTCGTCGCCGAGGGCTTCATGCTCGACAACCCCCTCCTCACGACCGTCGGCGCCCTCATCGGCGTGTCCGGCTCCATCCTCTCGTACATAATGTGCGTCGCCATGAACCGCTCCCTCACAAACGTCCTCTTCGGCGGCATCGCCTCGACCCCGGCCCAGACAGACTACAAAATGGAAGGCGTCGTGACGCAGACGAGCGTGGAAGACACGGCCGAGGCGCTCGTCAACGCGGAGAACGTaatcatcgtcgtcggctACGGCATGGCCGTCGCCAAAGCGCAGTACGCCATCAGCGAGATCACGGGCATGCTCCGCGCCAAGGGCGTCAACGTCCGCTTCGCCATCCACCCCGTCGCCGGCCGCATGCCGGGCCAGTGCAACGTGCTCCTGGCCGAGGCGAGCGTGCCGTACGACATCGTGCTCGAGATGGACGAGATCAATGACGACTTCGGCGAGACGGACGTGACGCTCGTGATTGGCGCCAACGACACCGTCAACCCCATCGCTCTGGAGCCCGGTAGCCCGATCGCGGGGATGCCCGTGCTCCAGGCGTGGAAGAGCAAGCAGGTTATCGTGATGAAGAGGGGCATGGCCAGTGGATATG CCGACGTACCGAACCCCATGTTCTACATGCCTGGAACACGCATGTTGTTCGGAGACGCCAAAGTGACTTGCGACG CAATCAAAGCAGCCGTCGAGACTCGAGCAACATAG
- a CDS encoding glycine cleavage system H protein, with protein MASIARSMRAVRPSALSQLTKAAPRAFFPRPAQRSFSTTPSSLLRKYTKDHEWIDLNADKKTGVVGISQYAADALGDVVYVELPEEGAEVARGDAIGAVESVKSAADINAPVSCRVTQVNLGLEEKPGTINKVPEDDSHGGGWIAKVEVDEAGVQELEALMGEEEYKAFTASEDH; from the exons ATGGCCTCAATCGCACGCAGCATGAGGGCAGTCCGCCCCTCCGCCCTCTCCCAGCTCACCAAGGCCGCTCCCCGCGCCTTTTTCCCCCGTCCCGCGCAGCGCAGCTTCTCTACAACCCCCAGCA GCTTACTACGCAAGTACACAAAGGACCACGAGTGGATCGACCTCAACGCCGACAAGAAGACGGGCGTCGTCGGCATCTCCCAGTACGCCGCCGACGCCCTGGGCGACGTCGTCTACGTCGAGCTCCCCGAGGAGGGCGCGGAGGTCGCCCGGGGCGACGCCATCGGCGCCGTCGAGTCCGTCAAGAGCGCCGCCGACATCAACGCGCCCGTCAGCTGCAGGGTCACCCAGGTCAACCTCGGCCTCGAGGAGAAGCCGGGCACCATCAACAAGGTGCCCGAGGACGACTCCCACGGCGGCGGCTGGATCGCAAAGGTCGAGGTCGACGAGGCGGGCGTCCAGGAGCTCGAGGCCCTCATGGGCGAGGAGGAGTACAAGGCTTTCACCGCTTCTGAGGATCACTAG
- a CDS encoding porphobilinogen deaminase gives MRRRRWIPGPSRHSVGYSSVTVPNLWLLSCYPSIPAIAPTCLPSTPTCQNSEAKIQFSSSTTHLTPAQQLAIDLAQAGKEPSIAPRDDTSIPNTHTHPTPPVTMAAAPENGTPIHVGTRRSALAMKQTEIVVEGLSKARPDATFEIHSMQTLGDKDQITALYNFGGKGLWTNELEAKLVAKELDIIVHSLKDMPTTLPDGCTLGCVTKREDPRDVVVFKAGLAEQHGWKTLGDLPAGSVIGTSSIRRIAQLKRRHPGLRFADVRGNIETRLRKCDDPEGPFSAIILAAAGLLRMDYGARISQYLDSENGGTLHAVGQGALGIEARAGDERVLSVLRELEDEPTMLACVAERSVMRTLEGGCSVPIGVETSWVEVEGSKKLRLKATVVHVDGTQGVDAERTETIATREEADDFGKLVAQDLVDGGAQKILDDINQARPGDQIATAETAAAANAAA, from the coding sequence ATGCGGCGGCGGAGGTGGATCCCGGGGCCCTCCAGACACAGTGTCGGCTACAGTTCCGTCACAGTACCGAACTTGTGGTTGCTCTCGTGCTACCCCTCCATCCCCGCCATCGCCCCTACCTGCCTGCCAAGTACTCCAACTTGCCAAAACTCCGAAGCCAAAATTCAATTCTCGAGTTCGACGACACACCTCACGCCAGCCCAACAACTCGCAATTGACCTCGCTCAAGCCGGCAAAGAACCGTCGATTGCACCGAGAGACGACACTTCAATCCcaaacacacacacacaccccaCGCCACCCGTCACAATGGCCGCCGCACCCGAGAACGGCACCCCCATCCACGTCGGCACGCGTAGGTCGGCGCTGGCGATGAAGCAGACCGAGATCGTCGTCGAAGGCCTCTCCAAAGCCCGCCCCGACGCCACGTTCGAGATCCACAGCATGCAGACCCTCGGCGACAAGGACCAGATCACGGCGCTCTACAACTTTGGCGGCAAGGGCCTGTGGACCAACGAGCTCGAGGCGAAGCTCGTGGCCAAGGAGCTCGACATCATCGTCCACTCCCTCAAGGACATGCCCACCACCCTACCCGACGGCTGCACCCTCGGCTGCGTCACCAAGCGCGAGGACCCGCGCGACGTCGTCGTCTTCAAGGCCGGGCTCGCCGAGCAGCACGGCTGGAAGACGCTGGGCGACCTCCCCGCGGGCAGCGTCATCGGCACCAGCAGCATCCGCCGCATCGCACAGCTGAAGCGCCGCCACCCGGGTCTGAGATTCGCCGACGTCCGCGGCAACATCGAGACGCGGCTGCGCAAGTGCGACGACCCCGAGGGCCCGTTTTCGGCCATCATCCTCGCCGCAGCGGGCCTGCTGCGCATGGACTACGGCGCGCGCATCTCGCAGTACCTCGACTCGGAGAACGGCGGCACGCTGCACGCCGTCGGACAGGGCGCGCTGGGGATCGAGGCGAGGGCCGGCGACGAGAGGGTGCTGAGCGTGCTGAGGGAGCTCGAGGACGAGCCGACGATGCTGGCGTGCGTGGCGGAGCGGAGCGTCATGCGCACGCTCGAGGGCGGGTGCAGCGTGCCCATTGGTGTCGAGACGAGCTGGGTTGAGGTTGAAGGGAGCAAGAAGCTGCGCCTCAAGGCGACGGTGGTGCACGTTGACGGCACGCAGGGCGTGGACGCGGAGAGGACCGAGACGATTGCGACGCGGGAGGAGGCGGATGACTTTGGCAAGCTCGTGGCGCAGGACCTGGTGGACGGGGGCGCGCAGAAGATCCTCGATGACATCAACCAGGCGCGGCCGGGCGACCAGATTGCGACGGCGGAGACTGCGGCGGCGGCCAATGCTGCTGCGTGA